Proteins co-encoded in one Sus scrofa isolate TJ Tabasco breed Duroc chromosome 14, Sscrofa11.1, whole genome shotgun sequence genomic window:
- the AS3MT gene encoding arsenite methyltransferase isoform X2, translating into MACPRSDAEIQKNVQTYYGQVLKKSADLQTNACVTAARPVPKHIRKALQNVHEEVSLRYYGCGLVIPECLENCWILDLGSGSGRDCYALSQLVGEKGHVTGVDMTEGQVEVANKYIDYHMEKYGFRTPNVTFIHGYIEKLGEAGIKNESYDIVISNCVINLVPDKQQVLQEVYRVLKHGGELYFSDVYASLELPEEIRTHKVLWGECLGGALYWKDLAILAREIGFSPPRLVAANFITIQNKELESVVGDCRFVSATFRLFKLSKTGPTKRCKVIYNGGITGHEKELIFDVNFTFKKDETVEVDEETAAILKNSRFTQDFLIRPIEEKLPICGGYTALETKDKITDPFKLAEESDSAKSRSSPDVAGGCCGTKKC; encoded by the exons A tGGCCTGTCCCCGCAGTGACGCTGAGATCCAGAAGAACGTGCAG ACCTACTACGGGCAGGTGCTGAAGAAATCAGCAGACCTCCAGACCAATGCCTGTGTCACTGCAGCCAGGCCGGTCCCCAAGCACATCCGGAAGGCCCTGCAGAATGTACATGAGGAAGTATCCTTGAG GTATTATGGCTGTGGCCTGGTCATCCCTGAATGTCTGGAGAACTGCTGGATTTTGGATCTGGGTAGTGGAAGTGGCCGAGATTGTTATGCACTTAGTCAGCTGGTTGGTGAGAAGGGACATGTCACTGGAGTAGACATGACAGAAGGTCAG GTAGAAGTGGCTAACAAGTACATTGACTATCACATGGAAAAATATGGCTTCCGGACACCCAATGTGACTTTTATTCATGGCTACATAGAGAAGTTGGGAGAGGCCGGAATCAAGAATGAGAGTTACGATATTGTGAT ATCCAATTGTGTCATTAACCTTGTACCTGATAAACAGCAAGTGCTTCAGGAGGTATATCGAGTGCTAAAG CACGGCGGGGAGCTATATTTCAGTGACGTCTATGCTAGCCTTGAATTGCCAGAAGAAATCAGGACACACAAAGTTTTATGGG gtgaATGCCTGGGTGGTGCTTTGTACTGGAAGGACCTTGCAATCCTTGCCCGAGAAATTGGGTTCTCTCCTCCACGTTTGGTTGCTGCCAATTTCATTACAATTCAaaacaaggaactagaaagtgTGGTTG GTGACTGTCGTTTTGTTTCTGCAACATTTCGCCTCTTCAAACTCTCTAAGACAGGACCAACCAAAAGATGCAAAGTTATTTACAATGGAGGAATCACTGGACATGAAAAAGAGCTAATATTTGATGTAAATttcacatttaag AAAGATGAAACTGTTGAAGTGGATGAAGAAACAGCAGCTATCTTGAAGAATTCACGATTTACCCAAGATTTTCTGATCAGACCTATTGAAGAGAAGTTGCCAATATGTGGTGGCTATACTGCTCTAGAAACAAAG GATAAAATCACAGATCCATTCAAGCTTGCAGAAGAGTCTGACAGTGCGAAGTCTAGAAGTTCCCCTGATGTtgctggtggctgctgtggcacaaagaaatgctaa
- the AS3MT gene encoding arsenite methyltransferase isoform X1 — MGWSGVGGGHGSRHPADTSSSSSFPTPRPTLGLDQTYYGQVLKKSADLQTNACVTAARPVPKHIRKALQNVHEEVSLRYYGCGLVIPECLENCWILDLGSGSGRDCYALSQLVGEKGHVTGVDMTEGQVEVANKYIDYHMEKYGFRTPNVTFIHGYIEKLGEAGIKNESYDIVISNCVINLVPDKQQVLQEVYRVLKHGGELYFSDVYASLELPEEIRTHKVLWGECLGGALYWKDLAILAREIGFSPPRLVAANFITIQNKELESVVGDCRFVSATFRLFKLSKTGPTKRCKVIYNGGITGHEKELIFDVNFTFKKDETVEVDEETAAILKNSRFTQDFLIRPIEEKLPICGGYTALETKDKITDPFKLAEESDSAKSRSSPDVAGGCCGTKKC; from the exons ATGGGTTGGAGTGGGGTTGGTGGTGGGCACGGGAGCCGTCACCCTGCGGATACCAGCTCCAGCTCTTCTTTTCCCACCCCTCGCCCCACCCTTGGTCTGGATCAGACCTACTACGGGCAGGTGCTGAAGAAATCAGCAGACCTCCAGACCAATGCCTGTGTCACTGCAGCCAGGCCGGTCCCCAAGCACATCCGGAAGGCCCTGCAGAATGTACATGAGGAAGTATCCTTGAG GTATTATGGCTGTGGCCTGGTCATCCCTGAATGTCTGGAGAACTGCTGGATTTTGGATCTGGGTAGTGGAAGTGGCCGAGATTGTTATGCACTTAGTCAGCTGGTTGGTGAGAAGGGACATGTCACTGGAGTAGACATGACAGAAGGTCAG GTAGAAGTGGCTAACAAGTACATTGACTATCACATGGAAAAATATGGCTTCCGGACACCCAATGTGACTTTTATTCATGGCTACATAGAGAAGTTGGGAGAGGCCGGAATCAAGAATGAGAGTTACGATATTGTGAT ATCCAATTGTGTCATTAACCTTGTACCTGATAAACAGCAAGTGCTTCAGGAGGTATATCGAGTGCTAAAG CACGGCGGGGAGCTATATTTCAGTGACGTCTATGCTAGCCTTGAATTGCCAGAAGAAATCAGGACACACAAAGTTTTATGGG gtgaATGCCTGGGTGGTGCTTTGTACTGGAAGGACCTTGCAATCCTTGCCCGAGAAATTGGGTTCTCTCCTCCACGTTTGGTTGCTGCCAATTTCATTACAATTCAaaacaaggaactagaaagtgTGGTTG GTGACTGTCGTTTTGTTTCTGCAACATTTCGCCTCTTCAAACTCTCTAAGACAGGACCAACCAAAAGATGCAAAGTTATTTACAATGGAGGAATCACTGGACATGAAAAAGAGCTAATATTTGATGTAAATttcacatttaag AAAGATGAAACTGTTGAAGTGGATGAAGAAACAGCAGCTATCTTGAAGAATTCACGATTTACCCAAGATTTTCTGATCAGACCTATTGAAGAGAAGTTGCCAATATGTGGTGGCTATACTGCTCTAGAAACAAAG GATAAAATCACAGATCCATTCAAGCTTGCAGAAGAGTCTGACAGTGCGAAGTCTAGAAGTTCCCCTGATGTtgctggtggctgctgtggcacaaagaaatgctaa